The window GAGGAACGGTGACCAGAGGATTCCGATGAACCATCCGTACAGGCCGGCGGCGACAGCGAAGAACACGCCGGTGTGGAGAATCGAGAGTGGCTGGAGGGCCATACACGGGTGGCGCAGGCAACTGATAAGGGCTTTATGCTGTCTCAGTGGCTCCAACCGAGGAAAAAAGAGACGTGGCTTAGGCGAGGAAGACGTGTCGCGGTCGGTCGGCCAGCACGTCGCGGCCCCACTGGACGGTATCGCGGAACGCCTCGGAGCGGAAGAACTCCATGGCTGCCTCCTTGTCCTCCCACTGGCTGGCGATGAACATGTCGTTCTCGTCGTTCTGGTTGACCATGAGGCGGGTGTCGAGGTGACCGTCCAGCTCTCCGAGGGCCTCGCCGACCTCCTCGAAGGTGTCGACGAAGTCCTCGCGATGCTCAGGTTTGACGGTGTAGAACATACCCATCGTGCCGAACCCGGATTCTTCCTCGCCCGCGCGGGCGACGATTTCCGGCAACTCCGACAGGAAACTGCCGGCCTTCTCGGCGGCCTCCTGAGTCTCCCAGATGGAGACGATGGCGGAGCGGTCTCCAGCGTGCTCGTCCGCGTACACTGCGGATTTAACGTGCGTATCGTAGTGGTCGAACCGCTCGCGGAGGTCGGACAGTTCCGCGCGGAGGTCCTCGGGGTCGGCCTCCGAGTAGAGGACCATCGCGTAGACGTCCTCGCCGTGCGGTTGGCCGGCGTAGATGTCGAGGTCGTCGAGTTCGCCGCGGATATCGTCGTCCTCGTCGGTGCCGTGGGACGCGGCGTCGTCACCGCTTGCGTCGTCCCCGTCTTCGGTTTCGAGACTCGTGCCGACGCCCGGACCGGCCCCCGAGAGGTCCGAAAGGAAGCCGGAGGCGGTGTTAGCGGCGCGTTCGTTGGCCCACAGCGAGACGACGGCGGTATCGCCCGCGTCCGCGCGGACGGTCGTCAGGACGTGGGTGTCGTAATGGTCGAAGTTCTCCCGAAGGCCGTCGACCTCCTCGACGAGGTCCTCGGCGGCCGTCGTCGACCGGAACATCAGCGCGTAGCCTGCCGTTGGGTGTTCGTCGAGGTCGATACCGAAGCGGTGGACGCGGCGCGCGAAGTCCTCGGTGTCGATTCCCTCGTGTGGCGGTTCGCCGCCGGTCGGCGGCCCACCGTGGGATTCCTCGGAGTCGGCTTCCGAGCCTTCTTCGGCCGCCGTTTCGGCCTCCGCGGCCGCCGAGAGGTCGGCGCCGACGCCGTCGCCGACGCCCGGCAGGTCCGACAGGAAGCCGGAGGCGGTGTTGGCGGCGCGTTCGTTGGCCCACAAGGAGATGACGGCCACGGAGTCGTCGTCGGTCTCGACGACCGTTTTCACATGCGTATCGTAGTGGTCGAAGTTCCCGCTCAACTCCTCGACTTCCTCGTCGAGGGTCGCCTCGTCGGCGTCGGATTCGAACAGCAGGCCGTAGCCGGCATCGGTGGCGGCGACGTCGATGCCGTAGGTGCCGACCTTCCGCGTGAAGGTGCTGGCGTCGATTTCCTCATGCGGCGCGTCACCGGGCGAGGGTCGGCCGCCGCCACCGGAGTCGCCTTCCCCGTGGCCGGAATCCGCTTCCTCGCGGCCGTGGGACGCGTGGTCCTCGCCGGCGTGGGGACGACCCTCGGCGGCGATATCGAGGGTGTCGCCTTCGAGGTCCTCGTCTGTGGGGACCGCCTCGCCGTCGAAGAAAGCCTCCAGGTCCGTCGGCGGGAACTGCCGGCCGACGTAGAAGTGACCGAACTCCGCGAACTTCGAGGTCGAGGGGTCGAACCGCATCTCGTAGAGGAGATGTTTGATATCGGTCGGGTCGTCGGCAAAGAGCGTGACGCCCCACTCGTGGTCGTCGAGGCCGACGCTGCCGGTGATTATCTGGGTGACCTTGCCGGCGTACTCGCGGCCGATGTCACCGTGGGCCGACATGTACTCCGCACGCTCCTCGAAGGGGAGGTCGTACCAGTTGTGTTCGGGCCCGCGGCGCTTGTCCATCGGGTAGAAGCAGACGTGGTTCCCGTCGGGAATCTCGGGGTAAATGCGCTGTTTCATGTAGTTGCGCATCCCCTCGTCCTCG of the Natronomonas halophila genome contains:
- a CDS encoding heme-binding protein is translated as MVRRRPPGTEEGWYALHDLRRIDWEAWRNAPQATRQRAIEEGIEFLQAHEALEDSEEGGSSVFSIVGHKADLMVLHLRPTLEHLDRIERRFESTALAEFTERTSSYVSVTEVSGYMHEDLTDGLDDIEDEGMRNYMKQRIYPEIPDGNHVCFYPMDKRRGPEHNWYDLPFEERAEYMSAHGDIGREYAGKVTQIITGSVGLDDHEWGVTLFADDPTDIKHLLYEMRFDPSTSKFAEFGHFYVGRQFPPTDLEAFFDGEAVPTDEDLEGDTLDIAAEGRPHAGEDHASHGREEADSGHGEGDSGGGGRPSPGDAPHEEIDASTFTRKVGTYGIDVAATDAGYGLLFESDADEATLDEEVEELSGNFDHYDTHVKTVVETDDDSVAVISLWANERAANTASGFLSDLPGVGDGVGADLSAAAEAETAAEEGSEADSEESHGGPPTGGEPPHEGIDTEDFARRVHRFGIDLDEHPTAGYALMFRSTTAAEDLVEEVDGLRENFDHYDTHVLTTVRADAGDTAVVSLWANERAANTASGFLSDLSGAGPGVGTSLETEDGDDASGDDAASHGTDEDDDIRGELDDLDIYAGQPHGEDVYAMVLYSEADPEDLRAELSDLRERFDHYDTHVKSAVYADEHAGDRSAIVSIWETQEAAEKAGSFLSELPEIVARAGEEESGFGTMGMFYTVKPEHREDFVDTFEEVGEALGELDGHLDTRLMVNQNDENDMFIASQWEDKEAAMEFFRSEAFRDTVQWGRDVLADRPRHVFLA